Proteins encoded by one window of Blautia faecicola:
- the spoIIIAF gene encoding stage III sporulation protein AF: MEWLSQWVRNLAFYFIFLSVLMNVIPQGEERKYIRFFMGLLLILVLIKPLLTVGNLDQILSWETLSEGIRQEYEDFSMEKKYLEQEGNDYVQENCQKEMERQIKALLEELSYESTEVSVKFFNGEELDVKEIRCVIRRMDGNPPGESESDEVKRKLAQVYNLPEGNINIKIQE; the protein is encoded by the coding sequence TTGGAATGGCTTTCCCAGTGGGTGCGAAATCTGGCGTTTTATTTTATTTTCCTGTCGGTATTGATGAATGTGATCCCTCAGGGAGAGGAACGAAAATACATCCGTTTTTTTATGGGACTTTTGCTGATATTGGTACTGATCAAACCGCTACTGACCGTCGGAAATCTGGATCAGATCCTCTCCTGGGAGACACTTTCGGAAGGAATCCGGCAGGAATACGAGGACTTTTCGATGGAGAAAAAATATCTGGAACAGGAAGGAAATGATTATGTACAGGAAAACTGCCAGAAGGAGATGGAACGCCAGATAAAAGCGCTGCTGGAAGAGCTGTCTTACGAGAGTACAGAGGTCAGTGTGAAATTTTTTAACGGGGAGGAACTGGATGTGAAAGAAATCCGCTGTGTGATCCGGCGTATGGACGGGAATCCGCCCGGGGAAAGTGAGTCTGACGAGGTAAAAAGGAAACTTGCACAAGTCTATAATCTTCCGGAAGGGAATATAAATATAAAGATACAGGAGTAG
- the spoIIIAC gene encoding stage III sporulation protein AC yields MEVGIIFKIGAVGILVSVLSLVLKHSGREDQAFLTSLAGLVLVLFWVLPYIYDLFETVKKLFAL; encoded by the coding sequence GTGGAAGTCGGGATTATATTTAAAATCGGTGCAGTGGGGATCCTGGTATCCGTCCTGAGTCTGGTGTTAAAGCACAGCGGGCGGGAAGACCAGGCATTTCTGACCAGTCTTGCCGGGCTTGTGCTGGTATTGTTTTGGGTACTCCCCTATATTTATGATCTTTTTGAAACCGTAAAAAAATTATTTGCCCTGTAG
- a CDS encoding ATP-dependent helicase — protein MEFNREQQQAMEHKDGPMLVLAGPGSGKTEVIIRRTRKLIQDYQVAPSSILVVTFTKAAAGQMRERFLHLCGVEKSQVTFGTFHGIFYGILRQAYGITSANIASEEIKYQILRQILQNSSMQVEDENDLLESLAREISTVKNGRIPLSHYYSASCPDEEFRKIYETYEKRLHGKRLLDFDDLLVYCYQLFQKHPDILQAWQKKFRYILIDEFQDVNQLQYDIVRLLALPENNLFLVGDDDQSIYRFRGARPEIMLQIPKDFPQLQQVILKQNYRCTGEIVEKSQNVIRWNDARYEKQLFTENDKGKLIEIRTFENESEETTWLLKQIQKDLAEGCPHKEVAILFRTNHNCRMTVERLMEYNIPFTMRDVLPNLYEHWLAKNMVAYMHLAMGGRERKDFLAIMNRPNRYLSREAFYEKEVPFEILYQFYEGKEWMCDRIEKFEHDLKMMKNMAPFAAINYIRYGIGYDEFLKEYAQYRKIKVEELYDLLREIQESAKGYKTFQEWFDSMDAYKEKLKEQSEKVRQQEGIVVSTLHSAKGLEFERVYILDVNEGCMPYQKAILDPEIEEERRMFYVGMTRAKKELHLYAVEERFGKKMEPSRFLVELEEAPKRGSGGQKNGK, from the coding sequence ATGGAGTTTAACAGGGAACAGCAACAGGCGATGGAACACAAAGATGGTCCGATGCTTGTACTTGCCGGACCGGGATCCGGTAAGACGGAAGTCATTATCCGCCGTACCCGTAAACTGATTCAGGATTATCAGGTCGCTCCTTCATCTATCCTGGTGGTCACCTTTACCAAGGCGGCCGCAGGACAGATGAGGGAGCGATTTTTACACCTGTGTGGAGTAGAAAAAAGCCAGGTGACTTTTGGTACATTCCATGGAATCTTTTACGGCATCCTCCGGCAGGCATATGGTATCACATCGGCGAACATCGCCAGTGAAGAAATAAAATATCAGATTTTACGACAGATTTTGCAGAATTCCTCGATGCAGGTGGAAGATGAAAATGACCTGCTGGAGTCGTTGGCGAGAGAGATCAGCACGGTAAAAAACGGAAGGATCCCGTTAAGCCATTATTATTCGGCAAGCTGTCCGGATGAGGAATTTCGGAAAATCTATGAGACATACGAAAAACGGCTGCACGGGAAACGACTGCTGGATTTTGATGATCTTCTGGTATACTGTTATCAATTATTTCAGAAACATCCGGATATTTTACAGGCGTGGCAGAAAAAGTTTCGGTATATCTTGATCGACGAGTTTCAGGACGTCAACCAGTTGCAATATGATATCGTCCGTCTTCTGGCACTTCCGGAAAATAATCTGTTTTTAGTGGGCGACGATGACCAGTCGATTTACCGGTTCCGGGGAGCCAGACCGGAGATCATGCTGCAGATTCCGAAGGATTTTCCGCAGTTGCAGCAGGTGATCTTGAAGCAGAATTATCGTTGTACCGGAGAAATTGTGGAAAAATCTCAGAATGTGATCCGCTGGAACGATGCGAGATATGAAAAACAGCTGTTTACGGAAAATGACAAGGGAAAACTGATCGAGATCCGGACTTTTGAAAATGAGAGTGAGGAGACGACCTGGCTGTTAAAACAGATCCAGAAGGATCTGGCAGAAGGCTGTCCGCACAAAGAGGTTGCGATTTTATTCCGTACCAATCATAATTGCAGAATGACGGTGGAGCGGCTGATGGAGTACAATATTCCGTTTACGATGCGCGATGTCCTGCCGAATCTGTATGAACATTGGCTGGCGAAAAATATGGTCGCTTATATGCATCTGGCGATGGGCGGTCGGGAGCGAAAGGATTTTCTTGCCATCATGAACCGTCCGAACCGGTATCTTTCCAGAGAAGCATTTTACGAAAAAGAAGTGCCGTTTGAGATTCTGTATCAGTTCTACGAAGGAAAAGAATGGATGTGTGACCGGATCGAGAAGTTCGAGCATGATCTGAAGATGATGAAAAATATGGCACCGTTCGCGGCTATCAATTATATCCGATATGGGATTGGCTATGACGAGTTCCTGAAAGAATATGCGCAGTACCGGAAGATCAAAGTGGAAGAGCTGTATGATCTTTTGCGGGAGATCCAGGAGAGTGCCAAAGGATACAAAACATTTCAGGAATGGTTTGATTCCATGGATGCCTATAAGGAAAAACTCAAAGAACAGTCGGAGAAGGTGCGCCAGCAGGAAGGAATCGTTGTATCGACGCTGCACAGCGCCAAGGGACTGGAATTTGAACGGGTGTATATTCTGGATGTCAATGAGGGGTGTATGCCTTATCAGAAAGCGATTCTGGATCCGGAGATTGAAGAAGAACGCCGGATGTTCTATGTCGGCATGACGAGAGCGAAAAAGGAACTGCATCTGTATGCGGTGGAAGAGCGGTTCGGAAAGAAGATGGAACCTTCCCGTTTTCTGGTAGAACTGGAAGAAGCACCGAAGCGTGGCAGCGGGGGGCAGAAAAATGGAAAATAA
- the gltX gene encoding glutamate--tRNA ligase, with translation MSTVKTRFAPSPTGRMHVGNLRTALYAYLIAKHEGGKFMLRIEDTDQERFMEGALEIIYRTLAKTGLVHDEGPDKDGGVGPYVQSERQAQGLYLKYAKKLIEQGDAYYCFCDKERLESLKTEVAGKEITVYDKHCLHLSKEEIEANLAAGKPYVIRINMPTEGTTTFHDELYGDITVENNELDDMILIKSDGYPTYNFANVIDDHLMGITHVVRGNEYLSSAPKYNRLYEAFGWEIPKYIHCPLITNEDHQKLSKRCGHSSYEDLLDQGFLTEAIVNFVALLGWSPSSDNEIFSLEELVKEFDYHRISKSPAVFDMVKLRWMNGEYMKKMDDDKFYGMALPYLKEVITRDLDFHKIAAMVKTRIEVFPDIKDHVDFFEKVPEYETSMYVHKKMKTNEETSLQVLKEVQPLLEAQEDFSNDALFAMLSAYAKEHGYKVGYVMWPIRTALSGKQMTPAGATEILEVLGKEESLVRIQAAIEKLTKAAE, from the coding sequence ATGAGCACAGTAAAAACAAGATTTGCACCAAGCCCTACCGGAAGAATGCATGTAGGAAACTTAAGAACTGCATTATATGCATACCTGATCGCAAAACATGAAGGCGGAAAATTCATGCTGCGTATCGAGGATACCGACCAGGAACGTTTCATGGAAGGCGCACTGGAGATCATCTACCGTACCCTGGCAAAGACCGGTCTGGTACATGATGAAGGTCCGGACAAAGACGGTGGTGTAGGTCCCTATGTACAGAGTGAGAGACAGGCACAGGGTCTGTATCTGAAATATGCAAAAAAACTGATCGAGCAGGGAGACGCTTATTATTGCTTCTGCGATAAAGAACGTCTGGAAAGTCTGAAGACAGAAGTAGCAGGAAAAGAGATCACCGTATACGACAAACACTGTCTGCATCTGTCCAAAGAAGAAATCGAGGCAAACCTGGCAGCAGGAAAACCATACGTTATTCGTATCAATATGCCGACCGAAGGAACCACAACCTTCCACGATGAGCTGTACGGAGATATCACCGTAGAAAATAATGAGCTGGATGATATGATCCTGATCAAATCTGACGGATATCCAACCTACAACTTTGCAAATGTTATCGATGATCATCTGATGGGAATTACTCACGTAGTAAGAGGAAACGAATATCTGTCCTCCGCACCGAAGTACAACCGTCTGTATGAAGCATTTGGATGGGAGATTCCGAAATACATCCACTGCCCGCTGATCACAAACGAAGATCACCAGAAACTGTCCAAACGTTGCGGACATTCTTCTTATGAAGATCTGCTGGATCAGGGATTCCTGACCGAAGCGATTGTAAACTTCGTAGCACTTCTGGGATGGAGTCCGTCTTCCGACAATGAGATTTTCTCTCTGGAAGAACTGGTAAAAGAATTTGATTACCACAGAATCAGCAAATCTCCGGCAGTCTTTGACATGGTAAAACTTCGCTGGATGAACGGCGAATACATGAAGAAGATGGATGATGACAAATTCTATGGAATGGCTCTGCCGTATCTGAAGGAAGTGATCACAAGAGATCTGGATTTCCACAAGATCGCAGCCATGGTAAAAACAAGAATCGAAGTATTCCCGGATATCAAAGATCACGTAGATTTCTTTGAAAAAGTACCGGAATATGAGACATCCATGTATGTGCATAAAAAGATGAAAACTAACGAAGAAACTTCTCTGCAGGTACTCAAAGAAGTACAGCCGTTACTGGAGGCGCAGGAAGATTTCAGCAACGATGCACTGTTTGCAATGCTTTCCGCTTACGCAAAAGAGCATGGATACAAAGTTGGTTATGTAATGTGGCCGATCCGTACCGCTCTGTCCGGAAAACAGATGACACCGGCAGGCGCTACAGAGATTCTGGAAGTTCTCGGAAAAGAAGAGAGCCTTGTAAGAATCCAGGCAGCTATTGAAAAGCTGACAAAAGCAGCAGAATAA
- the spoIIIAA gene encoding stage III sporulation protein AA yields the protein MKREEVIRLFPERIRKILQQADWNPQGLQEIRLRAGKPLILWQDGQEYFVAEQGFLTRHREQAYIVSQEEIRRTMETVGTYSLYAYEEELKQGFLTIQGGHRVGVAGKAIMEEQKVKGLSQISCINIRFAHQITGCADMVIPYVTEEGKLCHTLIISPPGCGKTTLLRDLVRQISDGWETFPGYTVGVVDERSEIGGSYQGIPQNDVGIRTDVLDCCSKAEGMVMLLRSMAPQVIAVDEIGNYEDIRAIEMTLNSGCKLLATVHGSSIDEIRKKPLLERLMKEHVFERYIILQKETAGQIGKVQEIYDERGTCLYQRQRSVC from the coding sequence ATGAAACGGGAGGAAGTTATCCGTCTGTTTCCGGAGCGTATCCGAAAAATCTTACAGCAGGCAGACTGGAATCCACAGGGGTTGCAGGAGATTCGTCTTCGGGCAGGGAAACCGCTGATTTTGTGGCAGGATGGGCAGGAATATTTTGTGGCGGAACAGGGATTTTTGACGAGGCATCGGGAACAGGCATATATCGTATCGCAGGAAGAGATCCGAAGAACGATGGAGACAGTAGGAACGTATTCCCTCTATGCGTATGAAGAGGAATTAAAACAGGGATTTCTGACGATACAGGGTGGGCATCGGGTCGGTGTGGCGGGAAAAGCGATCATGGAAGAGCAGAAAGTAAAAGGACTTTCGCAGATTTCCTGTATTAATATCCGGTTTGCACATCAGATTACCGGCTGTGCGGATATGGTGATCCCGTATGTGACGGAAGAGGGAAAACTTTGTCATACGCTCATTATCTCCCCACCGGGCTGTGGAAAAACGACGCTGCTGCGGGATCTGGTGCGGCAGATTTCCGATGGCTGGGAGACGTTTCCGGGCTATACGGTGGGCGTGGTGGATGAGCGGTCAGAGATCGGCGGCAGCTATCAGGGAATTCCGCAAAATGATGTGGGAATCCGTACCGATGTGCTGGACTGCTGCAGCAAGGCGGAAGGGATGGTCATGCTGCTTCGCTCGATGGCACCGCAGGTGATCGCCGTGGATGAGATCGGTAATTATGAGGATATCCGTGCCATTGAGATGACGCTGAACAGCGGATGCAAACTTCTGGCAACAGTCCACGGAAGTTCCATCGATGAGATCCGGAAAAAACCGCTATTGGAACGACTGATGAAAGAACATGTTTTTGAACGCTATATCATCCTGCAGAAAGAAACGGCAGGGCAGATCGGAAAAGTCCAGGAAATCTATGATGAACGAGGAACCTGCCTGTACCAGAGGCAGCGGTCGGTGTGCTGA
- the acpP gene encoding acyl carrier protein gives MLEKMREIIAEQLNCDGETIGLDTSFKDDLGADSLDLFELVMALEEEYGLEIPAEELADVETVGDVIEYLKSKGVED, from the coding sequence ATGCTGGAAAAAATGAGAGAGATTATTGCAGAGCAGTTAAACTGTGATGGTGAGACAATCGGTCTTGACACCTCATTTAAAGATGACCTGGGAGCTGATTCACTGGATCTGTTCGAACTGGTTATGGCTCTGGAAGAAGAATACGGACTGGAGATTCCTGCAGAAGAACTTGCAGATGTGGAAACCGTTGGAGACGTAATTGAATACTTAAAAAGCAAAGGTGTGGAGGATTAA
- a CDS encoding ammonium transporter yields MTEEIMEVLNGQVFGVWFLIGAALVFWMQAGFAMVEAGFTRAKNTGNIIMKNLMDFCIGTCTFILIGFSLLLGEDMVGLIGKPGFDIFTSYADFDWSNFVFNLVFCATTATIVSGAMAERTKFLSYCIYSGVISALIYPIEAHWIWGGGWLAQMGFHDFAGSCAIHMVGGISALIGAKILGPRIGKFTKDKSGKITKVNAFPGHNLAIGALGVFILWLGWYGFNGAAATSVEQLGSIFVTTTIAPAIATVTCMIFTWVRYGKPDVSMCLNASLAGLVAITAPCDVTDALGAIIIGIVSGLLVVFGVWFLDYVLRVDDPVGAVAVHCLNGIWGTIAVGLFATTSAPGNDDLVGLFYGGGFTLLGKQLIGFAAVASWTVVTITITFLVIRAVVGLRVTEEEEIVGLDAMEHGLASAYSGFSIMDVSNTMMMDVNENTNLGTDDYKAASDAQKNAAVKVVKAPAAADTGMYKVVIISKLSRYDKLRKAMNDLGVTGMTVTQVMGCGVQKGAGEKYRGVEIDATLLPKVKVEVVVSSIPVDQVIEAAKKVLYTGHIGDGKIFVYNVDRVVKVRTGEEDTDALQDVE; encoded by the coding sequence ATGACAGAAGAAATTATGGAAGTTCTGAACGGTCAGGTATTTGGCGTATGGTTCCTGATCGGCGCTGCATTGGTGTTCTGGATGCAGGCTGGATTCGCGATGGTGGAGGCAGGTTTTACCAGAGCGAAAAACACGGGTAACATTATCATGAAAAACTTGATGGATTTTTGTATCGGTACCTGTACCTTTATCCTGATCGGTTTCAGCCTGTTACTGGGAGAAGATATGGTAGGGCTGATCGGAAAACCGGGATTTGATATTTTTACCAGTTATGCAGATTTTGACTGGTCGAACTTCGTATTCAACCTGGTGTTCTGTGCAACAACAGCAACAATCGTTTCCGGAGCCATGGCAGAAAGAACAAAATTCTTATCCTATTGTATTTACTCCGGTGTAATCTCCGCACTGATCTATCCGATCGAAGCACACTGGATCTGGGGCGGCGGCTGGCTGGCTCAGATGGGATTCCACGATTTTGCAGGATCCTGTGCAATCCATATGGTAGGTGGTATCTCCGCACTGATCGGTGCCAAGATCCTTGGACCGCGTATCGGAAAATTTACGAAAGATAAATCCGGAAAAATCACAAAAGTCAATGCATTTCCGGGACACAACCTGGCAATCGGTGCACTTGGTGTATTTATCCTGTGGCTTGGCTGGTATGGATTTAACGGCGCAGCTGCAACATCTGTAGAACAGCTTGGTTCTATCTTTGTAACAACAACCATCGCTCCGGCGATCGCAACCGTAACCTGTATGATCTTTACCTGGGTTCGTTACGGAAAACCAGATGTATCTATGTGTCTGAACGCTTCCCTGGCAGGTCTGGTAGCCATCACGGCACCATGTGATGTAACCGATGCACTCGGAGCAATCATTATCGGTATTGTATCCGGTCTGCTGGTAGTATTTGGTGTATGGTTCCTTGATTATGTATTAAGAGTAGATGACCCGGTTGGTGCAGTCGCAGTTCACTGCTTAAACGGTATCTGGGGAACGATCGCAGTTGGTCTGTTCGCAACCACATCCGCACCTGGAAATGATGATCTGGTTGGTCTGTTCTACGGCGGTGGATTTACCCTTCTTGGAAAACAGCTGATCGGTTTTGCAGCAGTAGCATCATGGACCGTAGTAACCATCACAATCACTTTCCTTGTGATCCGTGCTGTTGTAGGCTTGAGAGTTACCGAGGAAGAGGAAATCGTAGGTCTGGATGCAATGGAACATGGTCTGGCATCTGCTTACTCAGGATTCAGTATCATGGATGTTTCCAACACCATGATGATGGATGTCAATGAAAATACAAACCTTGGTACAGATGATTACAAAGCAGCATCTGATGCGCAGAAAAATGCAGCAGTTAAAGTAGTAAAAGCTCCGGCAGCAGCAGATACCGGTATGTATAAAGTAGTTATCATCTCGAAACTGTCAAGATATGACAAACTGAGAAAAGCTATGAACGATCTGGGTGTCACCGGTATGACCGTTACACAGGTTATGGGCTGTGGCGTTCAGAAAGGTGCCGGCGAGAAATACCGTGGTGTTGAAATCGATGCAACCCTGCTTCCAAAAGTAAAAGTAGAAGTGGTAGTCAGCAGCATTCCGGTCGATCAGGTCATCGAAGCTGCAAAGAAAGTTCTGTATACCGGACATATCGGCGATGGCAAGATCTTTGTATACAATGTTGACAGAGTCGTAAAAGTCCGCACCGGTGAAGAAGATACGGATGCACTGCAGGATGTAGAATAA
- a CDS encoding stage III sporulation protein AE has protein sequence MRFWDKKKSGKILKIAIFSLFLLFFCTRICVYAAENQDFSREEEALEELDLKDVETAVDQLLEEKQSMRGMIREILTSGQAFSAEQWKAVIQQGVWDAMGIQKETCVHILVLVLLSAVFYHLSGVFQNNQIGDISFYMIYLLLFLLLLQAFDQMAGQMESLLEGVAVFMKALLPAYYIALTGACGVATATAFYQMILILIFLTEKILLLFILPAIRMYLVLELINFLTKEEFLSKMTELLKNGILWALKSMVGVIVGIQLIQRLISPAVDTLKRSLIGRTAGALPGVGNLFSGITEVVLGSAVLIKNCLGAAAIVILLLAGAAPLCRMGISALVYQFLAALVQPVTDKRMVGCIHTMGESLGMLVRMLLTMEILFLLTIAILAGSLQ, from the coding sequence ATGCGTTTCTGGGATAAGAAAAAGAGTGGGAAAATACTGAAAATAGCAATCTTCAGTCTGTTCCTGCTCTTTTTTTGTACCCGGATCTGTGTGTATGCTGCCGAAAATCAGGACTTTTCACGCGAGGAAGAAGCATTGGAAGAGCTGGATCTGAAGGACGTGGAGACGGCGGTGGATCAGCTGCTGGAAGAAAAACAGAGCATGCGCGGGATGATCCGGGAAATTCTGACAAGCGGACAGGCATTTTCCGCAGAGCAGTGGAAAGCCGTGATTCAGCAGGGCGTGTGGGATGCCATGGGGATCCAGAAGGAAACTTGCGTACACATTCTGGTGCTGGTGCTTCTTTCCGCAGTGTTCTATCATCTGTCCGGAGTTTTTCAGAATAACCAGATCGGAGATATTTCTTTTTATATGATCTATCTTCTGTTGTTTTTACTGCTTTTGCAGGCGTTTGATCAGATGGCGGGGCAGATGGAAAGCCTGCTTGAGGGTGTGGCGGTATTTATGAAAGCACTGCTTCCGGCGTATTATATCGCACTGACCGGGGCATGTGGCGTGGCAACGGCGACAGCATTTTACCAGATGATCCTGATTTTGATTTTTCTCACAGAAAAGATCCTGTTACTTTTTATCCTTCCGGCGATCCGGATGTATCTGGTGCTGGAACTGATCAATTTCCTCACAAAAGAAGAATTTTTATCGAAAATGACCGAACTTTTAAAGAACGGAATCCTCTGGGCACTGAAATCCATGGTAGGCGTGATCGTGGGGATCCAACTGATCCAGCGTCTGATCTCCCCGGCGGTTGACACCCTGAAACGATCATTGATCGGCAGGACAGCCGGTGCGCTTCCCGGGGTGGGAAACCTGTTTTCCGGGATCACAGAAGTAGTGCTCGGATCGGCGGTGCTGATCAAAAACTGCCTCGGTGCGGCGGCAATCGTGATTCTTCTGCTGGCAGGCGCAGCTCCCCTTTGTCGGATGGGAATCAGTGCACTCGTTTACCAATTTCTGGCAGCCCTGGTACAGCCGGTGACGGACAAGCGGATGGTAGGGTGCATCCATACGATGGGGGAGAGTCTCGGGATGCTGGTACGGATGCTTCTGACGATGGAAATTCTGTTTTTGCTGACGATTGCGATTCTGGCGGGATCTCTGCAATGA
- a CDS encoding 4'-phosphopantetheinyl transferase family protein: MENNVNTEHILWRSPDQQTEVWMQQVSGKKPEEKKEQSRAGYCLLAEMVKTRYGYDFWKETDPVVRTETGKPYLRLHPELFFNISHSGDWIACALGDAPVGLDIQYHREIKVEQTARKICNPEEWKLFQQADTERGKKDVLFQIWTKKESYLKFTGEGIRRELCEISYEECSFYQLTMPDEYSGMICVGK; this comes from the coding sequence ATGGAAAATAATGTAAATACAGAACATATTTTATGGCGGTCCCCGGATCAACAGACAGAAGTCTGGATGCAGCAGGTCAGCGGCAAAAAACCGGAAGAAAAGAAAGAACAGTCCCGGGCAGGATATTGCCTGTTGGCGGAAATGGTAAAAACGAGATATGGATATGATTTTTGGAAAGAGACAGATCCGGTAGTAAGAACAGAAACCGGAAAACCATATCTGCGTCTGCACCCGGAACTGTTTTTTAATATCAGTCATTCGGGGGACTGGATCGCCTGCGCGCTGGGAGATGCACCGGTGGGGCTTGATATCCAGTATCACAGAGAAATAAAAGTGGAACAGACAGCCAGAAAAATCTGCAACCCGGAGGAATGGAAACTTTTTCAACAGGCAGATACGGAGCGGGGGAAAAAGGATGTTCTGTTTCAGATCTGGACAAAAAAAGAAAGCTATCTGAAGTTCACCGGCGAAGGAATCCGCAGGGAGTTGTGCGAGATTTCTTACGAGGAATGCAGCTTTTACCAGTTGACGATGCCGGATGAGTATTCCGGTATGATTTGCGTAGGGAAATAG
- a CDS encoding FtsW/RodA/SpoVE family cell cycle protein yields the protein MEQKEKKRKKKKNFRGGYYDYNLLAIVILLICFGLIMLYSTSAYEAQMKFHGDDMYYFRRQALISVGAIVIAILISKLDYHLMIPFTGALYVISLILMAMVRFSPFGVEAYGSRRWLKLGIQFQPSEIAKIAIITFLPVLIIKTGRKVRKPGTVAFLVLVGLIQAAGAFVLTDNLSTGIIIGGIAMVMIFIAHPKTKPFLVVAAIIGTIAGSIVAYMGLTMTTSEDFRIRRILAWLHPEANMSSGGYQALQGLYAIGSGGFFGKGLGNSAQKLGTIPEAQNDMIFSIVCEELGVFGAALLLLMFGYLLYRLFFIAQNAPDLYGTLVVAGIFVHIALQVILNLCVVLNLMPTTGITLPFVSYGGTSILFLMTEMGIALSVSGQIRTTEAEREEMMEVETEQ from the coding sequence ATGGAACAAAAAGAGAAAAAAAGAAAGAAAAAGAAAAACTTTCGGGGTGGATATTATGATTATAATCTTCTTGCGATCGTAATCCTGCTGATCTGCTTCGGACTGATTATGCTCTACAGTACCAGTGCCTATGAGGCGCAGATGAAATTTCACGGGGATGATATGTATTATTTCCGCCGGCAGGCGCTGATCAGCGTGGGAGCGATTGTCATTGCAATTTTGATATCAAAATTGGATTATCATCTGATGATTCCGTTTACGGGAGCGTTGTACGTGATCTCGCTTATACTGATGGCAATGGTACGTTTTTCTCCGTTTGGTGTGGAAGCATACGGTTCCAGACGATGGTTAAAACTGGGAATCCAGTTCCAGCCGTCCGAGATTGCCAAGATTGCAATCATTACTTTTTTACCGGTTCTCATTATTAAGACGGGGAGAAAGGTAAGAAAACCGGGGACGGTAGCATTTCTTGTGCTGGTCGGTCTGATTCAGGCGGCAGGGGCATTCGTGCTCACCGATAACCTGAGTACAGGTATTATCATTGGCGGAATTGCCATGGTTATGATCTTTATCGCACATCCGAAGACCAAACCGTTTCTTGTGGTAGCAGCCATCATCGGTACGATTGCGGGAAGTATTGTTGCCTATATGGGACTGACCATGACAACCAGTGAGGATTTCCGTATTCGGAGGATTCTGGCATGGCTGCATCCGGAGGCAAATATGTCGTCCGGAGGATATCAGGCATTACAGGGACTGTATGCGATCGGAAGCGGCGGTTTCTTTGGCAAGGGTCTGGGAAACAGCGCTCAGAAACTTGGAACGATCCCGGAGGCCCAGAACGATATGATTTTTTCTATCGTCTGTGAGGAACTGGGGGTTTTCGGAGCGGCGCTGTTACTTCTAATGTTCGGCTATCTGCTGTATCGTCTGTTTTTTATCGCACAGAACGCACCGGATCTTTATGGAACGCTGGTTGTGGCGGGCATTTTTGTACATATCGCGCTGCAGGTGATCCTGAATCTCTGCGTAGTATTAAATCTGATGCCGACCACCGGTATCACGCTTCCTTTTGTCAGTTACGGAGGTACATCGATCCTGTTTTTGATGACGGAGATGGGGATTGCCCTGAGTGTTTCGGGGCAGATCCGGACGACGGAAGCGGAACGTGAAGAAATGATGGAAGTGGAAACAGAGCAATAA
- a CDS encoding SpoIIIAC/SpoIIIAD family protein, which yields MEIIRISAAGIACVLAAIFMKTAKPEYSVYLTMAAGLFILAFAVGKFSYLYESLKKIQQYVPVDTTYMNILMKMIGITYIGQFSAGICKDAGYSAVAGQIEIYERLAVLAISMPILTALLETIHAFLG from the coding sequence ATGGAAATTATCCGGATCAGTGCAGCGGGCATCGCCTGTGTACTGGCTGCGATCTTTATGAAAACGGCAAAGCCAGAGTATTCGGTCTATCTGACGATGGCGGCAGGACTCTTTATTCTGGCGTTCGCGGTGGGAAAGTTCAGTTATCTGTATGAATCCCTGAAAAAAATACAACAATATGTACCTGTAGATACTACATATATGAATATCCTTATGAAAATGATCGGTATCACCTATATCGGTCAGTTCTCGGCAGGAATCTGTAAGGACGCAGGCTATTCTGCAGTGGCGGGACAGATCGAGATCTACGAACGGCTGGCAGTACTGGCAATCAGTATGCCGATCCTTACCGCACTGCTGGAGACGATCCATGCGTTTCTGGGATAA